In one Spirosoma rigui genomic region, the following are encoded:
- a CDS encoding CsbD family protein has translation MNETTIKGGWNELKGKIKQAYGDLTDDDLTYADGKEDEMWGKLQQKTGKTKDEIHKAVADL, from the coding sequence ATGAACGAGACAACGATTAAAGGCGGCTGGAACGAACTGAAAGGTAAAATCAAACAGGCGTATGGTGATCTGACCGACGACGATCTAACCTATGCCGATGGCAAGGAAGACGAAATGTGGGGTAAACTCCAGCAGAAAACGGGTAAAACCAAAGATGAGATTCACAAAGCAGTAGCTGATTTATAG
- a CDS encoding flavin-containing monooxygenase — protein MILIIGAGPAGLAMAGQLAHRNVPFMVLEASDYIGFSWRNHYDRLHLHTVKQYSALPHLPFPENYPTYVSRLELVDYLEQYAEHFGIRPRFNQPVTGIRRGPAGQWLVQTPTDLFKADQVIVATGYNRIPNVPDLPGQRAFRGIIWHSREYRNGAPFRDENVLVVGMGNTGAELALDLLEHGARPFISVRRPINIVKRDVLGKPAQPTAIFLSRFPNWFYDLVTGLSQQFTIGDLSKYGLGKPDHPASFDTRRGRIPVIDLGTLDQIKAGQITVVPGIERVNAKTVTFTDARELPFDAIILATGYRPGLAPVLGDDLAARILNEKGYPRQLWFTTPDLRGLYFLGFTTPLTGIIYNLSIDSKKIAEAVIKNISVSA, from the coding sequence ATGATTCTAATCATCGGAGCCGGCCCGGCCGGGCTGGCCATGGCGGGGCAGCTGGCGCACCGTAATGTACCATTCATGGTACTGGAAGCCAGTGACTACATTGGTTTTTCGTGGCGGAATCACTACGACCGGCTCCATCTGCATACGGTCAAACAGTATTCGGCTTTGCCGCATCTGCCCTTTCCCGAAAACTACCCTACTTACGTATCGCGCCTGGAACTGGTTGACTACCTGGAGCAGTACGCCGAGCACTTCGGGATCAGGCCCCGCTTCAACCAACCCGTTACCGGGATCAGACGCGGTCCAGCGGGCCAGTGGCTGGTTCAAACCCCGACCGACCTGTTCAAAGCGGACCAGGTTATTGTGGCTACGGGCTACAACCGGATTCCCAACGTACCGGACTTACCGGGTCAGCGGGCATTCAGGGGAATCATCTGGCACAGCCGGGAATACCGCAACGGCGCGCCCTTCCGGGATGAAAACGTACTGGTAGTCGGAATGGGGAACACGGGAGCCGAACTCGCCCTCGATTTGCTTGAACACGGGGCCCGCCCATTCATATCGGTACGCCGGCCCATCAATATTGTCAAACGCGATGTTCTGGGTAAACCCGCCCAGCCGACGGCCATTTTCCTGAGCCGGTTTCCAAACTGGTTCTATGACCTGGTAACGGGACTATCGCAGCAGTTCACCATTGGGGATCTATCGAAATACGGTCTCGGCAAGCCCGACCACCCGGCTTCGTTCGATACCCGGCGGGGGCGGATTCCCGTTATCGACCTCGGCACCCTCGACCAAATCAAAGCGGGCCAGATCACAGTTGTACCCGGCATTGAGCGGGTCAACGCAAAAACAGTCACCTTCACCGATGCCCGTGAGCTGCCCTTCGATGCTATTATTCTGGCAACAGGTTACCGGCCCGGCTTGGCACCGGTGCTGGGCGACGACCTGGCGGCTCGTATCCTGAACGAGAAAGGGTATCCCAGGCAGTTGTGGTTTACCACCCCCGACCTGCGGGGCCTTTACTTTCTGGGCTTCACCACCCCGCTGACCGGCATCATCTACAACCTCTCCATCGACTCAAAAAAAATTGCGGAAGCCGTAATTAAAAACATTTCTGTTTCTGCCTAG
- a CDS encoding DUF2147 domain-containing protein, producing MNVTRLFFTLTILATCLVSFAPKDNPDAVVGTWLNGTKKGHVQIYKQGGTYFGKLIHLTEPNDPATGKPKTDSKNVDLSKRSRPLMNMLLMYNFKYDGGGVWSDGKIYNPEDGKEYNCKMTLKDPNTLDVRGYVGISLLGKTQTWTRLK from the coding sequence ATGAACGTCACACGCCTGTTTTTTACGCTGACTATTCTCGCTACGTGTCTTGTCTCTTTTGCGCCCAAAGATAATCCCGACGCGGTGGTGGGGACCTGGCTGAACGGCACCAAGAAAGGCCACGTCCAGATTTATAAACAGGGCGGCACTTATTTTGGTAAGCTTATCCACCTGACCGAACCCAATGACCCGGCAACCGGAAAACCCAAGACCGATAGTAAAAATGTCGATCTGTCGAAACGAAGTCGCCCGCTGATGAATATGCTGCTGATGTATAATTTCAAATACGACGGGGGGGGCGTCTGGAGCGACGGCAAGATTTATAACCCTGAAGACGGCAAGGAGTATAACTGCAAAATGACCCTCAAAGACCCGAATACGCTGGACGTTCGGGGCTACGTCGGCATCTCCCTGCTCGGCAAAACCCAAACCTGGACGAGGCTTAAGTAA
- a CDS encoding acyl-CoA thioesterase, producing MFKRDPNRSYPTETESRTIIRFQDCDPLQHLNNAKYFDYYFNAREDQVAKLYDFNPGQLFSELKTSWVVYQHQIAYVRPARVSEWIRIMSRLIYVNEDTTVTEYFMTDDAKTQLKNVLWVTSKYVSVATGKRIPHDDLVMGYLKATLVPNIDFHTLNFNDRIHAIKRQISQGTERVV from the coding sequence ATGTTCAAGAGAGACCCCAATCGCAGCTATCCAACCGAAACTGAATCGCGGACGATTATCCGTTTTCAGGATTGTGACCCCCTGCAGCACCTCAATAACGCCAAATATTTCGACTACTACTTCAACGCCCGGGAGGACCAGGTCGCCAAGCTGTACGACTTCAATCCCGGCCAGCTGTTCAGCGAGCTGAAAACCAGCTGGGTCGTTTACCAGCACCAGATCGCTTATGTTCGTCCTGCCCGGGTCAGTGAGTGGATACGTATCATGTCCCGGCTTATTTACGTCAATGAAGATACCACAGTTACGGAATACTTCATGACCGACGATGCCAAGACGCAACTGAAAAATGTACTATGGGTAACGTCGAAATACGTGAGCGTGGCAACGGGCAAACGCATTCCGCACGACGACCTGGTTATGGGCTACCTGAAAGCGACACTGGTCCCGAACATCGATTTCCACACCCTGAACTTCAACGACCGTATCCACGCCATAAAACGGCAGATCTCGCAGGGCACCGAACGCGTGGTGTAA
- a CDS encoding M3 family metallopeptidase — protein MTANPFLSSYETPHQTAPFDKVKNTDYLPALTEGLAQGRKEIAAIVNNPAKPTFDNTIVALERSGDLLSKVTSVLFNLNSAETTPELQKIVKEASPMLSEYGNDITLNEKLFARIKSVYEQRASLKLDPERSMLLEKAYKRFARNGANLDAKGKERLRAIDKEMSQLSLQFGENVLNETNEYLMPVTDEKDLAGLPDYVREAAKATAKQKGKDGYVFTLQAPSYGPFMQYADNRALRQKLYMAFNGRGFHGDKNDNSAIIEKIVNLRYERANLLGYKTHADFVLEESMAGSRDKVQSFLDELVTYARPAAERQLAELTAYAKAHGFTDDKLQAWDNNYYAEKLKKEKYDLDDEMLKPYFKLDNVLNGAFMVANKLYGITFKERTDIPVYNPEVKTFDVFDKDGKFLAVFYGDYFPRAGKRSGAWMNDIQGQKVENGTNIRPHIVNVCNFTRPTDTKPSLLTFYEVTTLFHEFGHGLHGMLANGTFESLSGTSVPRDFVELPSQVMENWCYDPDALKLFAKHYQTGEVIPNELIEKIRASQNFMAGLANLRQLRLGLTDMYYHGQKPTGESISEIENRVDSVANLYPRVKGVAVSPAFSHIFAGGYSAGYYSYKWSEVLDADAFEFFKENGGLDNKTAADSFRKNVLEKGGTEKPMELYKKFRGREPSPKAMLRRSGLIL, from the coding sequence ATGACCGCTAATCCTTTTTTAAGTTCGTACGAAACGCCCCACCAGACGGCTCCGTTCGACAAAGTAAAAAATACCGATTACCTCCCCGCGCTGACGGAAGGACTCGCCCAGGGACGGAAGGAAATTGCCGCCATCGTCAATAATCCGGCAAAACCTACCTTCGACAATACCATTGTAGCCCTCGAACGGTCCGGCGATCTGCTGAGCAAAGTAACCTCGGTGCTGTTTAACCTGAATAGCGCCGAGACAACCCCCGAACTACAGAAGATCGTTAAGGAAGCATCGCCCATGCTCAGTGAGTATGGCAACGACATTACCCTGAACGAGAAGCTGTTTGCTCGCATCAAGTCGGTTTATGAGCAGCGCGCCAGCCTTAAGCTTGACCCCGAGCGGTCTATGCTGCTGGAGAAAGCTTACAAACGGTTCGCGCGTAATGGCGCCAACCTCGATGCTAAAGGCAAGGAGCGGCTACGGGCTATCGACAAGGAGATGTCGCAGCTATCGCTTCAGTTTGGCGAAAACGTGCTGAACGAAACGAACGAATACCTGATGCCCGTTACGGACGAGAAAGACCTTGCCGGCCTCCCCGACTACGTGCGGGAAGCGGCTAAAGCAACGGCCAAACAAAAAGGGAAAGACGGCTACGTGTTCACTTTGCAGGCCCCTAGCTACGGTCCGTTCATGCAATATGCCGACAACCGGGCGCTGCGCCAGAAGCTGTATATGGCTTTCAACGGTCGCGGTTTCCACGGTGACAAGAACGACAACTCGGCCATTATCGAAAAAATCGTGAACCTGCGTTACGAGCGGGCAAACTTGCTGGGCTACAAAACCCACGCCGACTTCGTGCTGGAAGAAAGTATGGCTGGTTCGCGCGATAAAGTACAGTCGTTCCTCGATGAGCTGGTTACCTACGCCCGCCCGGCGGCCGAGCGCCAGCTGGCCGAATTGACGGCGTACGCTAAAGCCCACGGCTTTACCGACGATAAACTACAAGCCTGGGATAACAACTACTACGCCGAGAAGCTCAAGAAAGAGAAATATGATCTCGACGATGAAATGCTGAAACCATATTTCAAACTCGATAACGTACTGAACGGGGCCTTCATGGTTGCCAACAAACTTTATGGCATCACCTTCAAAGAACGTACCGACATCCCGGTCTATAATCCAGAGGTGAAAACCTTCGACGTATTCGATAAGGACGGTAAATTTCTGGCGGTCTTCTACGGCGATTATTTTCCCCGGGCTGGCAAACGTAGTGGTGCCTGGATGAACGACATTCAGGGGCAGAAAGTAGAAAACGGAACCAACATCCGGCCGCACATTGTCAACGTCTGCAATTTTACCCGCCCCACAGATACCAAACCCTCGCTGCTGACTTTTTACGAAGTCACGACGCTCTTCCACGAGTTTGGGCATGGTTTGCACGGTATGCTGGCTAACGGTACGTTCGAGAGCCTGAGCGGTACGAGCGTTCCCCGCGATTTCGTTGAGCTGCCTTCGCAGGTAATGGAAAACTGGTGCTATGATCCCGACGCGCTGAAACTGTTTGCCAAGCATTACCAGACAGGCGAGGTAATCCCGAATGAACTGATCGAAAAAATCCGGGCGAGCCAGAACTTCATGGCCGGACTGGCCAATTTGCGGCAACTACGGCTCGGCCTGACGGATATGTACTACCACGGCCAGAAACCAACCGGTGAGAGCATTTCTGAAATCGAGAACCGGGTAGACTCGGTGGCGAATCTGTACCCACGTGTGAAAGGGGTTGCCGTCAGCCCTGCATTTTCGCACATCTTCGCGGGAGGTTACTCGGCGGGCTATTACAGCTACAAATGGAGCGAAGTGCTGGACGCCGATGCCTTTGAGTTCTTCAAGGAAAACGGCGGATTGGACAACAAAACGGCTGCCGACAGCTTCCGGAAGAACGTATTGGAAAAAGGCGGTACCGAGAAGCCCATGGAGCTTTACAAAAAATTCCGCGGCCGCGAGCCGTCGCCTAAAGCGATGTTACGCCGAAGCGGCCTGATTTTATAA
- a CDS encoding YceI family protein — protein sequence MDAQATTATTWIIDPTHSEVQFKVKHLMVSTVTGSFGQYEGQLVMNGDDFEDAQISFSADIASISTNNEQRDTHLKSADFFDADQFPKLTFTSTGMKKTGDDAYELSGDLTIHGVTKPVVLKAEYGGQMQDFYGQTKAGFELSGVIKRKEFGLSWDAVTEAGGVVVSDDVRLIMNIQVTKQA from the coding sequence ATGGACGCACAAGCAACTACCGCCACAACCTGGATCATCGACCCTACCCACTCTGAGGTTCAGTTCAAGGTGAAGCACCTGATGGTATCGACCGTTACGGGGTCTTTTGGTCAGTATGAAGGACAACTGGTGATGAACGGTGACGATTTTGAGGATGCCCAGATCTCCTTTTCTGCCGATATTGCCAGCATCAGCACCAACAATGAGCAGCGCGACACGCACCTGAAATCGGCCGACTTCTTCGACGCTGATCAGTTTCCGAAACTGACCTTCACCTCTACCGGCATGAAAAAGACCGGCGATGATGCTTACGAACTAAGTGGCGATCTGACGATCCATGGCGTTACGAAGCCCGTCGTGCTCAAAGCCGAGTACGGTGGCCAGATGCAGGACTTCTACGGTCAGACAAAAGCCGGTTTCGAATTATCGGGCGTGATCAAGCGCAAGGAGTTCGGCCTGTCGTGGGATGCCGTGACGGAAGCCGGTGGCGTCGTTGTGAGCGACGACGTTCGGCTGATCATGAACATTCAGGTTACAAAGCAGGCCTGA
- a CDS encoding DUF4494 domain-containing protein, producing MPNWFLGKIRYQQPIDDATVGTRNEEFIKQKTVTEAYLVDAVSYTDAEARLYQEIAANTPDFEITDISRMKLADVFYNEDGGEVWYKVKALFITEDEKTGKQKKSPSLMLVNAETPKQAYELVEASLKTSLDPFEITDVNTTKILDIFPYSEEEKRNLRPLSEVAERETENV from the coding sequence ATGCCCAACTGGTTTCTCGGAAAAATCCGCTATCAGCAACCTATTGACGACGCGACCGTTGGTACGCGCAACGAAGAGTTTATTAAGCAAAAGACCGTTACCGAAGCGTATCTGGTCGATGCCGTCAGCTATACCGACGCCGAAGCCCGGCTCTATCAGGAAATTGCCGCCAACACGCCTGACTTTGAGATTACCGATATTTCGCGGATGAAACTCGCGGATGTGTTTTACAATGAAGACGGGGGCGAGGTATGGTACAAGGTAAAGGCCCTGTTCATTACGGAAGATGAAAAAACGGGCAAGCAAAAGAAAAGTCCGAGTCTGATGCTCGTCAACGCCGAGACGCCCAAGCAGGCGTATGAACTCGTGGAGGCAAGTCTGAAAACGTCGCTCGATCCGTTCGAGATCACGGATGTGAACACGACCAAGATTCTGGATATTTTTCCCTATAGTGAAGAGGAGAAGCGCAACCTCCGACCGCTCAGCGAAGTAGCCGAACGCGAAACCGAAAACGTGTAA
- a CDS encoding HYC_CC_PP family protein — translation MKRKLFQLFNLLMTCVVLLSSTGFGLVEHSCQMRGKKKTMVVAFSDHKKKTGCSSDGQSVESRQTTVDKASCCQDESSYENVDAQSSLSQLVAKFVKAVTETVLAGTVALMAYLVEWIFDRESSSIAFAGEPPSPSGRDILALDSRLLL, via the coding sequence ATGAAACGCAAGCTGTTCCAATTGTTCAATCTTCTGATGACCTGTGTCGTGCTGCTGAGCAGTACGGGATTTGGCCTGGTTGAGCATTCGTGCCAGATGCGGGGCAAGAAAAAAACGATGGTCGTTGCGTTTAGCGACCACAAAAAAAAGACAGGCTGTTCGAGTGATGGGCAATCGGTGGAGTCCCGTCAGACAACCGTCGACAAGGCCAGTTGCTGCCAGGACGAAAGCAGCTACGAAAACGTAGACGCCCAATCGTCGCTGAGCCAGCTCGTTGCGAAGTTTGTTAAAGCCGTTACCGAAACGGTGCTGGCGGGCACAGTAGCCCTGATGGCTTATCTGGTCGAGTGGATTTTTGACCGGGAGTCGTCGTCCATTGCCTTCGCTGGTGAACCCCCTTCCCCCTCCGGGCGCGATATACTGGCGCTCGACAGTCGGTTACTCCTTTGA
- a CDS encoding TonB-dependent receptor, producing MRFIFVLVGLLTVAPGFSRVAQAQSDTTAAANISVDSTASGSLPAGVTGTVGETVNQQRVLLVGATVLWAGTTAGTVTDSLGRFQLAVQPGVNRLVVSYVGYVADTITVANPATPLMITLKSAQTLQEVTVSGSPGQIDRLNPIQTELITQRTLAKAACCNLSESFETNASVSVSYADAVTGARQIQFLGLGGQYVQTNVENIPTVRGLGTTFGLNYIPGTWITSIDVGKGAGSVVNGYESMSGQMNIELQKPDSPDKLFLNGYVNSFGRIEGNVNWSKPISKKWSVGVLGHASTLQKETDQNHDGFRDLPLYTQLNAINRYKYSSERFMAQFGVKALYEDRDGGQLSRFGPSGYRFGNTTKRVEFFSKTAKLFPEQPYKGLGLILNGLNHEQTAIFGYRPYAGRQRTLYANLIYQDIIGTTNHTYKAGLSYLLDDYREQLGALQTKRTESVPGVFAEYTYTYPEKMTLVLGGRFDYHNLFGPQWTPRAHLKYDISPNLILRASAGRGFRVPNFLAENFGYFVSSRVIYNEAQLRPEVSWNYGGSLTNDFTLFGKKASLVLDYHRTDFREQLFIDVEHPQEIHFHNLYGKSFANSFQAELNYQPIRRMDVKVAYRLFDVRQSMSVPSGDTLLLPRMMIPRDRVLLNVGYALPYDKWKFDATLQWNGPRRIPYLRTGAEADYTVVPREYAPGFYNLNAQISRAFRSGLEIYLGGENLTGFRQLNPIIAANDPFGPAFDAGSRVWGPVTGRMVYVGFRFKPQP from the coding sequence ATGCGATTTATTTTTGTACTGGTCGGGCTACTCACGGTAGCACCGGGCTTCAGCCGCGTGGCGCAGGCCCAATCCGACACAACGGCTGCTGCCAACATTTCCGTCGATTCAACTGCATCCGGGTCCCTCCCGGCCGGAGTTACCGGCACCGTGGGCGAAACTGTTAACCAACAGCGGGTGCTCCTCGTCGGCGCTACGGTGCTCTGGGCCGGAACGACGGCGGGAACCGTTACCGACTCACTTGGCCGGTTTCAGCTGGCTGTGCAACCCGGGGTCAATCGGCTGGTTGTCAGTTATGTGGGATACGTAGCCGATACGATCACCGTTGCGAATCCCGCAACACCACTGATGATAACCCTCAAGTCGGCACAAACGCTGCAGGAGGTAACGGTGTCTGGCTCCCCCGGTCAGATCGACCGGCTCAATCCGATCCAGACCGAACTGATCACCCAGCGTACCCTGGCCAAAGCTGCCTGCTGTAACCTGTCGGAGAGTTTCGAGACGAATGCTTCGGTAAGTGTATCCTACGCCGATGCCGTAACGGGCGCGCGGCAGATCCAGTTTCTGGGACTGGGAGGGCAGTACGTCCAGACCAACGTCGAAAACATACCCACCGTACGGGGATTGGGAACTACGTTTGGGTTGAACTACATTCCCGGCACCTGGATCACCAGCATCGATGTGGGAAAAGGAGCCGGTTCGGTCGTAAATGGCTATGAGTCGATGAGTGGGCAGATGAATATCGAACTTCAGAAACCCGACTCGCCCGACAAGCTGTTCCTGAACGGTTACGTCAACAGTTTTGGCCGGATTGAAGGAAATGTCAACTGGTCGAAACCGATCAGCAAAAAGTGGAGCGTGGGCGTATTGGGACATGCCAGTACGCTTCAGAAAGAAACCGACCAGAACCACGACGGATTTCGCGATCTGCCGCTGTATACCCAACTCAACGCGATCAATCGGTATAAATACAGCAGCGAGCGGTTCATGGCCCAGTTTGGCGTGAAAGCGCTGTACGAAGATCGGGATGGGGGACAGTTATCCCGTTTCGGACCGTCGGGCTACCGCTTCGGCAACACGACCAAACGAGTGGAGTTCTTCTCAAAAACGGCAAAGCTCTTTCCTGAACAACCCTATAAAGGGCTGGGCCTGATCCTGAATGGGCTCAACCACGAGCAGACGGCCATCTTTGGCTACCGCCCCTACGCCGGTCGGCAGCGGACACTCTACGCAAATCTGATCTACCAGGACATTATCGGGACAACCAATCATACGTACAAAGCGGGGTTGAGTTACCTGCTTGATGACTATCGTGAGCAACTGGGAGCCCTGCAAACGAAGCGCACCGAGTCGGTGCCGGGTGTTTTTGCCGAATACACCTACACCTACCCCGAAAAGATGACGCTCGTTTTGGGCGGTCGGTTCGACTACCATAACCTGTTCGGGCCGCAGTGGACCCCCCGGGCGCACCTCAAGTACGATATCAGTCCTAACCTCATCCTGCGGGCATCGGCCGGGCGGGGCTTCCGTGTCCCTAACTTCCTGGCCGAGAATTTCGGGTATTTCGTTAGTTCACGGGTTATCTACAACGAAGCGCAGCTCCGGCCCGAGGTGTCGTGGAACTACGGCGGGAGCCTGACGAATGACTTTACCCTGTTCGGCAAAAAAGCGTCGCTGGTACTGGATTACCACCGTACCGATTTTCGGGAGCAACTGTTTATTGACGTCGAGCATCCGCAGGAAATTCACTTTCATAACCTGTACGGCAAATCGTTCGCCAACAGCTTTCAGGCGGAACTTAACTACCAGCCTATCCGCCGGATGGACGTGAAAGTGGCGTATCGCCTGTTCGACGTGCGGCAAAGCATGAGCGTACCATCGGGCGATACGTTGCTGTTACCCCGTATGATGATTCCGCGCGATCGAGTGCTGCTCAACGTGGGCTACGCGCTGCCCTATGACAAATGGAAATTCGACGCGACCCTGCAATGGAACGGTCCCCGCCGGATCCCATACCTCCGGACGGGGGCGGAGGCCGATTACACGGTAGTACCCAGGGAGTATGCGCCTGGTTTTTATAACCTGAACGCCCAGATTAGCCGGGCATTCCGGTCGGGGCTGGAGATCTACCTGGGTGGAGAGAACCTCACCGGCTTTCGGCAACTTAACCCCATCATTGCCGCCAATGACCCGTTTGGGCCCGCCTTCGATGCCGGGTCCCGGGTGTGGGGACCCGTAACGGGCCGTATGGTGTATGTTGGCTTTCGCTTTAAACCACAACCATGA
- a CDS encoding AraC family transcriptional regulator, with protein MLLKIKNMVCDRCKRAVREDLETLGLTLLRVDLGEAEIAELPAPLTTDDVRRVLQAGGFDLVDDKKQSLVEHMKVLLINEVQYLKGERLPTENYSAFLERKLGYEYSYLSGLFSTLEGQTVEKYTIALKIEKVKEWLTYDELTLTEMAWRLSYSSVQHLSNQFRQVTGQTPGQFKKEAHIARKTLDSI; from the coding sequence ATGCTGTTAAAAATAAAGAATATGGTCTGCGACCGGTGCAAGCGGGCCGTGCGCGAAGATCTGGAAACGCTGGGCCTGACGCTGCTGCGTGTCGACTTGGGCGAAGCAGAGATTGCGGAGTTACCCGCCCCGCTGACAACGGATGATGTACGGCGGGTGTTGCAGGCGGGGGGCTTCGACCTGGTCGATGACAAAAAGCAGTCGCTGGTGGAACACATGAAAGTGCTGCTCATCAATGAGGTACAGTACCTGAAAGGCGAGCGCCTGCCGACCGAGAATTATTCGGCCTTCCTGGAGCGTAAGCTAGGCTACGAATATTCATACCTGAGTGGCCTTTTCTCGACCCTGGAGGGGCAGACCGTGGAAAAATATACCATTGCCCTCAAGATCGAAAAAGTGAAAGAGTGGCTAACGTATGATGAATTGACACTGACCGAGATGGCCTGGCGACTGAGTTACAGCAGCGTTCAGCACCTTTCCAATCAGTTTCGGCAGGTGACGGGGCAAACGCCGGGGCAGTTTAAAAAAGAGGCCCATATTGCCCGCAAAACGCTGGATTCGATCTGA
- a CDS encoding four-helix bundle copper-binding protein: MEMTQHHHSDTCFECAEACERCVTACLEMGDQDSKGHDMTACIKLCRDCADICTLCGRLEARGSQFMNQYMQLCADACDACATECEKHAGHHAHCKACADACRKCADECRRMANA, from the coding sequence ATGGAAATGACACAACATCACCACAGCGACACCTGTTTCGAATGCGCCGAAGCCTGCGAACGGTGCGTCACCGCCTGTCTGGAAATGGGCGATCAGGATAGTAAGGGGCACGACATGACGGCCTGTATCAAGCTCTGCCGCGACTGCGCGGATATCTGCACGTTATGCGGACGGCTCGAAGCACGCGGGTCACAATTCATGAACCAGTACATGCAACTCTGTGCCGACGCCTGCGACGCCTGTGCTACGGAGTGCGAAAAACATGCGGGTCACCACGCCCACTGCAAAGCCTGCGCTGACGCCTGCCGGAAGTGCGCCGACGAATGCCGCCGGATGGCCAATGCCTGA
- a CDS encoding sialidase family protein, translating to MTSLYTLFLVLLINIVRQPDTVQVIGTGRHPAVETDPAGGIHVVFGRGAVLYYTTSADGHIFSKPLVVDSLPGLHLGASRGPQIAATNRSVVITAIDKTGNVWSYTLDRPTGQWHRPVQVTDEPDKAKEGFVALTADPENGYSAIWLDLRGNQQNKLMGAQSIDGGRTWSANRLVYASPDGTICECCQPSIVRRGQSVAVLFRNFIAGSRDMYLLRSTDGGSSFGKAEKLGDGTWPLNACPMDGGGLYMTPEGILSTVWRRADTLFSARPGQTERKLGPGKNAKIISTKKGDYIAFQRDGRVWIIVPGQPEARPVGEGGYPKLLRLANDRILCLWERAGLVVSTVVG from the coding sequence ATGACTTCCCTTTACACGCTTTTTCTGGTTTTGCTCATCAACATCGTCCGCCAGCCGGATACCGTTCAGGTCATCGGTACGGGTCGGCATCCGGCGGTGGAGACCGATCCCGCCGGGGGGATTCACGTCGTGTTTGGTCGGGGCGCTGTGTTATACTACACTACCTCCGCCGATGGGCATATTTTCTCAAAGCCGCTGGTAGTAGACAGCTTGCCGGGTTTGCACCTGGGCGCATCACGGGGGCCGCAGATTGCCGCAACGAACCGCTCAGTCGTGATTACGGCCATCGACAAAACAGGCAATGTGTGGAGCTATACCCTCGATCGGCCGACGGGCCAGTGGCACAGGCCCGTTCAGGTTACCGACGAGCCGGACAAGGCGAAAGAGGGTTTTGTAGCCCTCACGGCCGATCCGGAAAATGGCTATTCCGCCATCTGGCTCGATTTGCGGGGAAATCAGCAAAACAAACTGATGGGTGCACAGTCGATCGACGGAGGACGAACGTGGTCGGCAAACCGGCTGGTGTATGCATCGCCCGACGGGACGATTTGTGAATGCTGCCAGCCGTCGATCGTTCGTCGGGGCCAGTCGGTGGCAGTCCTGTTCCGCAATTTCATCGCCGGTTCGCGGGATATGTACCTGCTGCGCTCAACTGATGGAGGATCCTCGTTCGGAAAAGCCGAGAAGCTGGGTGACGGTACCTGGCCGCTCAATGCCTGTCCCATGGATGGGGGCGGTCTGTACATGACGCCCGAGGGAATACTGTCAACCGTCTGGCGCCGGGCCGATACGTTATTCAGCGCCCGACCCGGCCAGACCGAACGGAAACTAGGCCCTGGAAAGAATGCCAAAATTATCAGTACGAAGAAAGGAGATTATATCGCTTTCCAGCGCGATGGCCGCGTGTGGATCATTGTGCCGGGGCAACCCGAAGCCCGCCCGGTGGGTGAGGGCGGTTACCCCAAACTGTTGCGGCTCGCCAACGACAGGATACTGTGTCTGTGGGAACGGGCCGGATTAGTGGTAAGCACCGTGGTAGGATGA